From Oncorhynchus masou masou isolate Uvic2021 chromosome 7, UVic_Omas_1.1, whole genome shotgun sequence, one genomic window encodes:
- the stk16 gene encoding serine/threonine-protein kinase 16, giving the protein MGQTLCICSRGSITIDNKRYYFIQKLDEGGFSYVDLVEGVQDGRFYALKRILCHDQEGRQEAQTEVEMHRVFSHPNILGLAGHTFIERGGKSEAWILLPYVQKGSLWSVLEKLRDKGSFMPERRILKVLQGICSGLKAMHDRGYAHRDLKPTNVLLEEDDRPLLMDLGSMNRSRMEVKGTREAMTVQDWAAQRCTISYRAPELFNVESHCVIDDRTDIWSLGCVLYSMMFLEGPYDMVFQKGDSVALAVQNPVTIPQPCSYSESLQNLLSSIMVSNPQERPDVNWILDQIQDMTCSSPNIQTNMV; this is encoded by the exons ATGGGTCAGACCCTGTGTATCTGTTCCCGCGGCTCCATCACCATTGACAACAAAAGATACTACTTCATCCAGAAACTAGATGAAGG AGGGTTCAGCTATGTGGACCTGGTGGAGGGGGTGCAGGACGGGCGTTTCTACGCCCTGAAGAGGATCCTGTGCCATGACCAGGAGGGTCGCCAAGAGGCTCAGACGGAGGTGGAGATGCACCGTGTCTTCAGCCACCCCAACATCCTGGGCCTGGCAGGGCACACCTTCATAGAGAGGGGGGGCAAGAGTGAGGCCTGGATACTGCTGCCCTACGTTCag AAGGGCAGTCTGTGGTCAGTGCTAGAGAAGCTGAGGGACAAGGGCAGCTTCATGCCAGAGAGACGCATCCTGAAGGTCCTACAGGGCATCTGTTCTGGACTGAAGGCCATGCATGACAGAGGCTACGCACACAG agatctgaAGCCTACCAATGTACTCCTAGAGGAGGATGACAGGCCGCTGCTGATGGACCTGGGTTCTATGAACCGCTCCAGGATGGAGGTCAAGGGGACCAGGGAGGCCATGACAGTACAGGACTGGGCAGCTCAGAGGTGCACTATATCGTACCGCGCCCCTGAGCTCTTTAACGTGGAGAGCCACTGTGTCATCGATGACCGTACAGACATCTGG tctcTGGGCTGTGTACTGTACAGCATGATGTTCCTGGAGGGGCCCTATGACATGGTGTTCCAGAAGGGAGACAGTGTGGCCCTTGCTGTCCAGAACCCAGTAACCATCCCTCAGCCATGCAG TTACTCTGAAAGCCTGCAGAACCTGCTGAGCTCCATCATGGTGTCCAACCCCCAGGAAAGACCCGAcgtcaactggatcctggaccagATACAGGACATGACATGTTCCAGCCCCAACATACAGACCAATATGGTATGA